In Xyrauchen texanus isolate HMW12.3.18 chromosome 35, RBS_HiC_50CHRs, whole genome shotgun sequence, one DNA window encodes the following:
- the si:ch211-241b2.5 gene encoding uncharacterized protein si:ch211-241b2.5, translating into MRGPLVFICRALLWTAVSALFTAVVEESAYEAELHSDIKLACGFSTVKRDSDLSVIWRRVEPNPDVDVYRLERGRVNYNYTSAAFKERAQLIQELLDENRAVLHLKKLRIKDSGTYQCIVKYGDEGDYKHVTLNVTAPYTPIQKTVRQTGRDEVELSCETTGYPRPRVIWSDGQNTNLTDRINSTAHTTDEDLINIISKLRVNGDLVNNYTCAFLIKGEIRRTATFSLPDEIPHQCSSHSYVWIGAIVVVLLAIALTSVALRIRRNGQKGRSNESSKCCFLLPHPSPATNTDSLLTVNENRPDTCETTLKVPSEKPEALREVLTQQYSQIVANTQMKSRFASYCTNVLPHALYTKEGQSLNIASIVPDERQTILLLGEPGSGKTTVAQIMSSCWAQSITTDPFNIHRLQLVVLVDCNEAQGDFFQVVKSSVTPETPLDECDLRETLLGPTDCLVILDGYREGNTDLDETLRTFLSERQTCGVLVTSRTGECPALENRVRTVVQLIPRPEESES; encoded by the exons ATGAGGGGGCCGCTGGTTTTCATCTGTCGGGCTCTGCTGTGGACTGCCGTTTCAG CCCTGTTTACAGCGGTGGTGGAGGAGAGCGCGTACGAGGCAGAACTACACAGCGACATCAAACTAGCGTGTGGATTCTCCACAGTCAAAAGAGACTCCGACCTTTCTGTCATATGGCGACGAGTCGAGCCAAATCCAGATGTGGACGTGTATCGGCTGGAGAGAGGTAGAGTAAACTACAACTACACGAGTGCTGCGTTCAAAGAGCGTGCGCAGCTTATCCAAGAACTGCTGGATGAAAACCGCGCTGTGTTGCACTTGAAGAAACTCAGGATAAAGGATTCAGGCACATATCAGTGTATCGTGAAATACGGGGATGAAGGAGACTACAAACACGTCACTCTCAATGTTACAG CTCCGTACACTCCAATACAGAAAACGGTCAGACAAACAGGACGAGATGAAGTCGAGCTCTCCTGTGAGACTACAGGATACCCGCGGCCTCGGGTGATCTGGAGCGATGGCCAAAACACAAACCTCACAGACAGAATCAACAGCACCGCACACACCACAGACGAAGACCTCATCAACATCATCAGCAAACTGAGGGTGAATGGAGACCTGGTCAACAACTACACCTGCGCCTTCCTCATAAAGGGTGAAATCAGGCGGACGGCCACCTTCAGTTTACCAG ATGAAATCCCCCATCAATGCTCTTCTCATTCTTATGTGTGGATCGGAGCAATAGTGGTTGTGCTTTTGGCCATCGCCCTCACCTCTGTTGCCCTGCGAATCAGGAGAAAcg GTCAGAAAGGAAGAAGTAATGAGTCGTCTAAATGTTGTTTCCTGTTGCCTCACCCCTCTCCTGCTACAAACACTGACT CTTTACTGACAGTAAACGAGAATAGACCGGATACATGTGAGACAACTTTAAAAG TACCTTCGGAAAAGCCTGAAGCTCTGAGGGAGGTGTTAACACAACAATATTCGCAGATCGTTGCAAACACACAGATGAAAAGCAGATTTGCGTCATACTGCACCAACGTGCTGCCACATGCGCTGTACACAAA AGAAGGACAATCCCTGAACATTGCTTCCATCGTGCCTGATGAGAGGCAAACTATCCTTCTGCTGGGAGAACCAGGCAGCGGCAAAACCACCGTAGCACAAATAATGTCATCCTGCTGGGCTCAGAGCATCACGACAGACCCCTTCAACATTCACCGACTGCAGCTGGTCGTGCTGGTGGACTGTAATGAAGCACAAGGAGATTTTTTCCAAGTGGTCAAATCAAGCGTGACTCCCGAAACACCGTTAGACGAGTGTGATCTGAGAGAGACGCTTTTGGGACCAACGGATTGTTTAGTAATCCTGGACGGCTACCGAGAGGGGAACACAGACTTGGATGAAACGCTCAGGACGTTTCTATCGGAGCGTCAGACGTGTGGGGTTTTGGTGACGTCCCGTACAGGCGAGTGTCCGGCTTTGGAGAACAGAGTCAGGACAGTAGTGCAACTTATTCCGAGACCGGAAGAGTCTGAATCGTGA